CACCTGTGATGTAGCCGGTACCGGTGTAGTCATTTCTCAGGGCATCATTCCAAAAGGTCAGCCAATGCTGGCTGTATTCATCAGTTCGATCGAGTAGATTTTGAATCCAAATTTCTCGTTTATTGGGATTGGTGTCTGCCTGAAAAGCCGCTAATTCCTGTGGAGAAGGCAAAAGCCCAATAATATCAAGAGACGTTCTTCGTAGAAAGGTCCGATCATCCACAGGGGTATTCCAAGAGAGTTGGTTCTGCTCAAAATATTGATCCACCCAACGGTCAATTGGGTTTTCTAGACCTGGCTTGGCTGGAGGTAGATTTGGTTTTCGGGGTGCCAAAGCTGCTACCCGATACACGGACTGCTGAGCCACTCCATCTGGCCAAGGGGCACCTTTTTCCACCCATAGGGTAAGCAGTTGAATTTCCTCCTTGCTGAGGAGTTTGCCCTTTTCAGGCATCACATCTTTATGGTTTTTAGATAAGGAAATCCGACGGATTAATTCGCTTTGACTAGGATTCCCTGGTATGATGATGGGACCATTTTCGCCTCCTGCAAAGACAAATTCCTTTTCATCCAATCGTAAGTCTCCTTCGATTTTAGCCCCTGAGTGGCATTTGTAGCAGTTGTGGGCGAGGACTGACCGGACATTGGTCACGAGTTGGATTTCTTTTTCCGGAGAAAGCTCAGAAGCGAAAGTGCCCAAGTCTACCGTCAGGGAATGAGGAGCTTCCTGATCGGAATTTTGGGGTAACACCTCCGTCAGGTAATCCTCTCCATGTGTCAAAGCCGCTCCGAAATGGCCTGCCGCTCCAACTCCTATACTGCTGAGAAATAGGACGAATCTGTAGGTTTTGATTGAAGAAGTGGAGGGGTTGAGTTCACTTTTGCGAAGCAAAACCAGAAGGAAAACGCTCAATCCAGCACTGATCAAGCCAACAGTCCGATGCAGATCGAGGGTACTTCCTGTGATGCCTTCATTTTCTGCCAATAGCCAGCCCATTGCGGCAGAAAGAACTGCGGAAATAGCTCCCAAAACGACCAAAAAGCGGATGCCGGATCGAAATGAATGATGCGAATTTTTCAATGTAAACAGCTCCATCACGGCTGCCGCCAAAAGCAAGGCGATTGGAAAATGAACCAGCATTGGGTGAAGTCGGCCGAAAAGTTGGCTTAGCCAAAATGGGCTATCATGAGCTGGACCTTGAGCAAAGGCAGGAATTGAAATGAAAAGAATACTCAGGAGAAGAATAAAGCCGATTTTTTTTGTGAGCATTTGAAATTTTTTGAAAAGAGGAAGCAACCGATTTCCTGAAAAAATATAAGGCTTTTGCGCTTACTTTCTATCCTGAACGCCAAAGTTTTGACTTGAGTAGGGGGGTAAGTGAGCTTGGAAAACCAAGCTTGTTTAATGACCTTAGGCCTAGGATATTCCAATTTGACCCTGTGTTTTTCCCGATGAAAAAAGTCTTTCTTTCTCTGGTTTTTACCGCTGTTTTTCTGGCAAGTTTTGGACAGCAAAAATTTCAGGTTTCTTCTCCCAATGGGCAAGTGCAAGTAACACTTTCCAACCAAGAGCGATTGACCTATTCCATTTCTCATCAAGAAAATGTGCTTTTTCAGCCCTCTACGCTTGGCTTTTCTCTAAATCGTCCAGAAATAGATTTGACTGAGTTTGAAGTTTTGGGATCAGAGGAAAAAGAAGTCAATCAATCTTGGACTCCTATTTATGGAGAGCGGAGTAAAATCAAGGATCATTATCGTGAGCTCCGACTCCGACTTCAAACCAAAACTCAAGCTAAGGTTCAGGTGAATCTGGTATTTAAAGTTTATGATGATGGAGTGGGTTTTCGGTATGAATTTCCAGAGCAGGAGGGATTTAAGCATTTTATCGTGGGAGAAGAACTGACCGAATTCAAAATGGGAGCTGATCATTCCGCCTTTTGGATTCCTGGGGATTACGATACCAACGAGTTTTTATACAAGACCACCAGACTGTCCGAAGTCAAATCTTTAGCAGCCAATGCCGAGGAAATTGACATCGCGGTAAAGAGCCCAATTGGAGACAATTTTGTTCAAACTCCATTGCAGCTTGTAACTGATTCGGGCTATTACATTCATATTCACGAAGCAGCTTTGGTCAATTATCCGGTCATGCAGCTAGAGTTGGATAAAGCTGATTATACCCTTAAATCCCACTTGGTGCCGGATGCAGTCGGAAATAAAGCTTACCTCCAAACGGGCACCTCTACTCCGTGGAGAAGCATCATTATCTCAAAAACACCTGAGGGAATTTTAGCTTCAGACTTGATCTTAAACCTGAATGATCCTGCTCAAGAGGAATATTACTCTTGGGTTACACCTCAAAAGTTTATCGGTGTGTGGTGGGAAATGCATGTGGGTAAAGGAACTTGGGAGTATGCTTCTGGCAAGCATGCAGCTAACACAGCCAATGTCAAAAAGTACATCGACTTTGCCGCTAAGTATGGAATTGAAGGCGTATTAGTCGAAGGCTGGAATGAAGGCTGGGAAGATTGGTTTGGCAACTGGAAAGAGGAGGTTTTTGATTTTGTGACCCCGTATCCCGACTATGCCATTAAAGAATTATCGGAATATGCCCGCTCCAAAAATGTGCGACTGATCATGCATCATGAGACTTCCGGTTCTGTAACCAATTACGAGCGAAGACTGGAAGATGCTTTGGATTTTATGGTGGCGAATGACATTAACACAGTTAAGACCGGGTATGTGGGGAAAATCATTCCCCGAGGAGAGCATCATGACAGTCAGTGGATGAATCGGCACTATGTCCATGTGGGTAAAAAAGCTGCTGAAAAGAAAATCATGGTCGTCTCTCATGAGTCGAGCAGGCCGACTGGATTAAATAGAACTTATCCCAACATGATGGCTTCAGAGGCAGCCCGGGGTAATGAATTTAATAATGCTCCGACCTTTGGGTTGACTCCTGAGCATGAGACGATTTTGGCCTTTACCCGACTCAAAGGTGGACCGATGGACTACACACCCGGTTTTTTTGATTTCAAGTTAAATCGTTTCGATGCGAGTAGAACTACCCAAGTCAATACGACTATATCCAAGCAGGCTGCCTTGTTTGTGGTGTTTTATAGCCCAATTCAGATGTTGGGTGACCTTCCTGAAAACCTTGAAAAGTACCCGGATTTAGTTCGATTCATCGTGGATATTCCCTTGGACTGGGAGGAAAGTACTTATCTCAAATCCGCTCCCGGAGGTCAAGTGGTGGTGGCCAGAAAGGCCAAGGAAAATGGGGTCTGGTACGTCGCAGGAATTTCCGATGAACAAGCAAGAGAAGTGGAATTGGATTTCTCTTTTCTGGAAAAAGGAAAGACCTACACCGTACACCTGATCCAAGACTCTAAGGATGCTCATTATGATCTAAACCCGACCGGAATGGAATCGAAGAGTAGTTCAGTCAAGCCTGGTCAAAAGATGAAAGTTCGGATGGCACAAGGAGGGGGATTTGTGATGAAGATTTCACAAGAATAAATCGGGGTTAACATCTTGTTTCTGGTGTAGAATTCTGATGATTTCAATCGTATGATTGGAAGCAAGGCGATAAAAAATCACATGAGATTTGATCCATGCTTTTCGATATCCTGCCCTGATGAAATCACAGTCTATTCCAGAGAAGGGATGATCGCAAATCTGTTCGATTTTATTGACAATGCTTAAATAATAGTCATCGGCTTGATTTTCAGACCAGTTTTCAAAAGTGTATTCCCAAATCCGTTGTAAGTCTTCCTTAGCTTTTATCGAGATTAAAAAATCATACTTTGGCATGTTTCTTTTTTAAGGATTCTAAAAATGAATGAGAATCGAAATTAGGGTCGAATCCACTTTTTTCCCCTTCTGCCAGGGCCTCGCGTAAAATTTCAAGCTTCAATTTTTCCTTCTCAAGTAAACGTAATCCAGCTCTAATCACTTCACTGGCAGTACTGTACCTGCCTGAAGAAACTTCTTTTTCAACAAAATCCTCAAAATGATCTCCCAACGAAATAGATGTATTCTTTCCCATGACTTTTTCTTTAAAGTTACCAATTATTGGTAACGACAGTTTTGTTTTTTAGAAAAATTTACTCCACCACTAGCCAAGTATATCCCCCTGCAGGAATGCCCACTGTGACTTTTGCATCGTAGTTCCTTTCCAGACGGACAGTTTGGCTTTTGCTTTCTTCCACCCGGATTTGAGCAGTCTCACTTAGACCCGTGTAGTAAAGCGGGAGGGCCAACTCTTTTTTCATGGGTTCGGTGCTAGGGTTGAAAAGCATAATTAGGGCTTTTTCTTTTCCCTTAGGATCCACATGCATCCAGCCATCCCAGTCTTTGCCGTCGGCTCTACGAAGCCGGATGATATCGGAATTCAGGATGTTCCGATACTTTTTATACCAGGCTATTACTTCGATCACCATGGCTTTGGTCTCCTCGGTATCATAGAGCCTTGGTCCTCGGTAACAGGCCTGAATCCCTGCTCCATAATACTGCATCATGAGCTGCTTGTAGTCATCCAAGTGATCATTGAGTGGCTCAAGAACAGCATCCGAACCGCCGCCGTGATAGGCTGTGAGGGGTACAAATCCCCAACCCATCGAAGGAGTTTTCTCCCAAGTGGCATCGTAAATGTTTTGGCGGTTGAGGATTTTTTGTCGGTCCCTCGGTAGGGAAAAATTTACCTCTCGATATCCCATAGCGATCTTGTGGGTGCCATCCAGAAAGTACCAATCCGGTGCGTTGATGTAGATTCCCCGCGCATTCATCCATTGATACAGCCCTTTTTGCAGGTTCATCTGCACCCATTGTGAATCTTCCAGTCCTTTGTGACCGGGATGGGAATGAGAGGCACAGACATCTCCGGGATAAGGACCGTCATTTTCGAAGATGTCAAAGCCGGTTTCGCTAAAGAAAAATTTCAATTTTTCGAGGTAATTCAAACCCCAATCGCTTGCGAGGCAGGGTGCATTTCCGAAAAAAGCACCGCCTGGCTTACCCGTAATCGGACTGATCACATCGGTCTCTGGGCTAATCGTCCGCGAGGAAAAAAGCGAGTAGCCACCGATTTTGATACCCTTGGAATGGGCGTAGTCGGCAAGTGATTTCCATCGGTCAATGTTCTCGGGAGAATTGTCTTCCATATTGATGTGGCTGCCAAAACTCAGTATCAGTGCTTCGTAACCTGTGTCGACGCATTGATCGATGGCGGTGCGGACTTTCTCGTCGGTTTTGCTGACCAAGTGCATGAAAATCGGGTTTTGCTGAGTCCAAGGTGCGATGGTTCGGTACATTTTCCGTCTAGCCAATCCATTTCGTTCCCGATCGTAACTGTCGAGAATGAGTTCATAAGTTCGAATAGACTGGAATTTTTCACCCTTTTCCAAGTCAATCCCTATTCCTTTTTGTGGATAGACTTCCAAGGTGCTTGGCGTCTGATAGTCGTAATTGACCTGAGAGGTGTAGCTCGAGTCCTGCTTCCAATGGGTCGCCTGTGCGCTGAGTTCTGCATGCATGGCATTGTTGAAGGCAAAATTGTTTTCCACATAGAGCTGATGCGGCTTTTTCATGTCCTTGGTCGCGCCAACTACGGCTGATTCTTCTTCGACTGTGCCGAGGATTTCATTCACGACCTGATCAATGTGGATGCTGGAGTTTCCCTGATTTTCCAAGGTCAGGAATTTCCCGATCAAAGGGAGATTGTCATAAATCTCATAATGCACCTGAAGCAAAAGACCTGGAAATTCAGGATGTGCGTAGGAGAAAGTAATTTTTTGTCCACTTGCCTGTTCATTTTGACCGGTCCAAAATTGGTTTTTGGTCGGGAAGTGAGGAGTGATTTTCGAAAGCGTGTAACCTTGGTAAGCAAAACTTCCTTCTTCAGGTTTCAACATGCCAAGCCATTCTTTTTTGAAGTAGCCTTTTTCTTTAAAGTCCAGCTTAGCACCGATTTCATAGGTTTTTCCATTTAAAGTCACTCTGGCCTCAGGCATAACGGTGCGCAGGAGTTGCGCTCCAGTCATCAGGTTGGTGAAGTCGTAGCAGGCTGGACTTGGGGAGAGGAAAAAAGTCCGCTGAACGAGTCCGTTTCGAAGCTGGATTTCGTTTGGGTTGATTTGGATGGTTTCAGCAGGTCTGGATTTGCCGTCGACTAGCCAGTCTCCATTTGATTTTTGAGCATTTGAATAACTAGGGAGGCTGAAGAAAACTACAAGAATTATAAAAAATGAGCTTGTATGAAGTAGTTGATATTTCACCTTATGGGATATTTAGTTTCTTTAATGTTCTGTAAAATAAGGCTTTCTTCAATTTTTTCTTCTTCTTGATGATATCTCTTAAGGTTCTAAAAAATCAAAAGCCCCGAACTTTTGATTCGGGGCTTCAAAATAATTACTGATGTCTTTCAGTCTTCTATTTTATTCTTAAACTCGATTTCATTGATGCTCATCAGGACTTGCTCTCCTTTGGCATCAGGATTTTTAAAGATGAAGTAAAGGTCCTGAATGCCAGAAGTTGATTTGATTTGAACTTTTGCCCGATTGGCATTCATTCTTATCCATTCTTGCATACTCACTCCCTGAGGTGGACGGAAGCCTCCCCCCTCCTTGATGCCGATCTTATCAGAGGTTCCTAAAACTTCTCCTGTTGGAGAACCCAGCCTGATTTCTACCGAACCGCCGATGGCGCCATTTCTCGAAGTAATGCTTGCCAGAACGTCAATTTCCTGAATTCCTGTCAGGTCAATTCCTTTAAGTGCAAATTGGGAATTGTCGCCTGCCATCATAAAGCTAACTCGAGGAGTAGTCAAGAGCTGTACCCCTTTTCTGTCCACAGAAGTTTGTGGATCGACAAAAGGAGCCTTCAAGGCCACAAAATCGACTCCGTTTAGTGAACCAATTGCGCCTGAACCCTTGTCTGAATAGGATGCACGAAGTAGGAAGCTTCCCTGGCCATTTTCACCTTCTGGAATAACTGCTTCTACTTTTCCGCTCAAAGGTAAGGAGGCGATATTGGCTTGGACATCATCCATGGCCAAAATGTAGTCCACCATTCGCTTGGCATCTGCCTCACTTAAAGATGGGTGAGCGCTCATGGCGTGATCTCCCCAAACACCAGCTCCACCGTTGATGATTTTATTTACCAAGTAAGCTGTGTTTTCGGCTGAATTTGGATATTTCTCAGCGACGGCCTGATAGCTTGGACCGATTGATTTTTCGGTGTACTGATGGCAAGACTTACAGTCGCTTTGTTCGATTAGATTTTTACCCAAATTCAAGATAGCCGCACTTTCTACACCACTTTGCTTCGAAGCAACCTCAATTGGGTCAAATCCTGCAGGAACGTAGTCAAAGGTGACCGCCACTTCCTCGGGCTTGATCGTGCCGTCACTGGAGCTACCGTCTTCTTTGTCTGACACGCTGATGATATAATTCAAATCTTTATCTCCAAACCAGAAGCTTCTGTTCATTCCGCCAAAGTCGATACTCACTGCCGGAGGCTCATTTCCTGCGGTGACTTCTAAGGAAGCCGAATTAGTCTCGCCTTTGGTGTCGGTCACGGTCACTACTACCTGATAGGTACCAGCCTCCGCGAAAGTGAAGCTAGGATTGGCTTCGGTCAAGATTTGATTGAAACCAGAGGTGTTTGTGATTTTCCATTCAAATTTCAGATTGCCTTGATCGTAATCATCAAAATCATTGGTGCCTTCTGAAGAGAAATTGACTGCTAATGGAGTAGCCCCTGCGGTCTTATCTACTGAAGCAGCTACGTTTGGTTTGCGGTTTCCTCGGTTGAATTGGATTTTGATCAAGCGGGAATTGGCATTTCCTCTAAACCAGGCCGAGCCATATTCTAAAATATACAAGGATCCATCTGGTCCGAAGTCCATGTCAATGGCAGAACTGAAGGTCTCATTTGGAAGGAATCGCTCCATGCTCACATAATCCCCATTCTCATCCATCGTCACTGCAAAAATCCATCCTCGCATAAAGTCCACGATGAGCCATTTGCCCTCGTAATAGGCAGGGAATACGTAAGGTGCGTCTTTTTTGAAATCTGCCTTTCTGAACACGGGGCCCCCTGTGGCACTTCTTCCTGAGGTTCCCAATTCTGGGAATTTTTCTGAAGCTCCATAAGGATAATAGATCATGGCTGGGACAACCGGTGTTGGAAGTTCACGCAATCCAGTATTGTTCACTGATTCGTTTACAGGAGCATTGACATCGTATGGCGCACCATAGCTGCTGTCCGCGTGATTGTGTCGGTTGTAAGGGAAATTATCTCCAATAAAGTAAGGCCAACCAAAGAATCCAGGTCCTTTAGCTTGGTTAAATTCATCATAGCCTTTTGGGCCCCAAATAGAGTCCACAGAAGCATCCGGCCCTACTTCACCCCAATAGAGGTAGCCAGTTTTGCTGTCTAGGGTTGGTCTCCAAGGGTTACGATGACCCATGGTGTAAATTTCAGGACGAGTTTTTTCAGTTCCTGGAGGGAAAAGGTTTCCTTCTGGAATGGTGTACGAACCATCATCTTCCGGATGGATTCTAAGGATTTTACCTCGAAGGTCATTGGTGTTTCCCGGAGCGCGTTGGTCATCGGAATTTTCCATTCCTGGTCGCTCATCGAGGTTGGATGATCCTTCTCTTGGATTGACCGTGTTGTTGCCGACGGTGAGGTATAGATTCCCTTCGGCATCAAACACCATCCCTCCACCCGTGTGGCAGCATTCTTCCCGTTGGGTAGGTACTTCCAGGACGATTTTTTTAGATGATTCTACCAATTCATTGCCTTTTAGTTCCCAGCGAGCCAAAACGTGTTTGGTGTCGGTTGGGTCGGCATAATACATGTAGATCCAGTTATTTTTTTCATAATCCGGGTGAGCAATCACACCCATCAAACCTTCTTCAGCTTCACGAGTGACGCCGGCTTTGTTGGTGTATTTGGTGTTGACTGGGATAGTAGCGACCAAGGTGACTTCCCCGGTGGTTTCATCCAAAATTTTCACACCCCCCTTTCGCTCCACAAACAACACTCTGTTTCCAGGGAGAAAAGTCATTTCCATGGGTTCGTCCATACCTTCTGTCAAGACCACCTTCGTGAATCGGTTGTCTTCAGGCTTGATGTTAGGGTCATCGGCAGGGTCTGTTTTGCAGGAAAACAAGGCTAAGCCCAGCATCAACCCAAGAAAAGGTTTCCATAGTAATTGATTACGCATAGGTTTCAGGTAAGTTAATTGATATCTATTGTCTCAATGATGAACAAAAGAAATCCAATTCCCAAAATGTCTTGCTGTTGCGGTAAAATTTGGGGATGAATGCGCATTGGAACTGATTGATTCTTTGGGAGAAACTTTACCTCGGGAGTTATTCCAAGGAAACATCCTAGTCTCCTTTGCTTGCCTTTGGTCAAATTCTTTTTCTGGTCTCCTGTGCTTTCATTATTTTTCAAAAAAACGCGCAGATTCTATGAAGAAATTTCTACTTGCTACGGTCTTTTTACCGATGATGGCTTTTGGCCAAAATCATGAGGCAAACCTTCGGAAGATTTATGATACGGAGCTTTCGGCTGGCCACACCTATGATAACCTACGCTACCTCTGCAAGGTCATCGGAAATCGATTGGCTGGTTCGCCAGGTGCAGCTGCTTCGGTCGAATGGACTAAGCAGCTCATGGAAAGCTATGATTTTGACACAGTTTACCTTCAGCCTGTCATGGTGCCGCATTGGGAACGAGGAGGAAAAGATGTGGTCAAAATTGTTAATTCGGTCAAGCA
Above is a window of Algoriphagus sanaruensis DNA encoding:
- a CDS encoding DUF1549 domain-containing protein; the protein is MLTKKIGFILLLSILFISIPAFAQGPAHDSPFWLSQLFGRLHPMLVHFPIALLLAAAVMELFTLKNSHHSFRSGIRFLVVLGAISAVLSAAMGWLLAENEGITGSTLDLHRTVGLISAGLSVFLLVLLRKSELNPSTSSIKTYRFVLFLSSIGVGAAGHFGAALTHGEDYLTEVLPQNSDQEAPHSLTVDLGTFASELSPEKEIQLVTNVRSVLAHNCYKCHSGAKIEGDLRLDEKEFVFAGGENGPIIIPGNPSQSELIRRISLSKNHKDVMPEKGKLLSKEEIQLLTLWVEKGAPWPDGVAQQSVYRVAALAPRKPNLPPAKPGLENPIDRWVDQYFEQNQLSWNTPVDDRTFLRRTSLDIIGLLPSPQELAAFQADTNPNKREIWIQNLLDRTDEYSQHWLTFWNDALRNDYTGTGYITGGRFAITDWLYTSIRENKPYDQFVRELLNPTQKSKGFIEGIRWRGTVNASQRTEMQAAQNVGQVLLGLNLKCASCHDSFISDWKLDQAYAFANIFADSTLEVSRCEQPTGKLAQTKILWEELGEIDSLATKAEKLRQLADQLVQPANGRMYRTVVNRIWKQLMGRGMVEPVDEMDNEPWSQDLLDWLAVDFVENGYDLKRLIYQITTSKIYQSPSVAVSSAEKLMSEDFKFQGVIRRRITAEQFSDAVAEISAPLFDSVEVKFRPYQLIPEAKTNLSFARASLVANNEFLKALGRPNREIVSTSRDSQASLLQALELSNGKKLNKSLVKGGEKWTVAFADPVALTENLYTKALLRKPSPQELEVAQKALGPNPNPSSVQDLLWAVFLLPEFQLIY
- a CDS encoding type II toxin-antitoxin system RelE/ParE family toxin, with product MPKYDFLISIKAKEDLQRIWEYTFENWSENQADDYYLSIVNKIEQICDHPFSGIDCDFIRAGYRKAWIKSHVIFYRLASNHTIEIIRILHQKQDVNPDLFL
- a CDS encoding type II toxin-antitoxin system ParD family antitoxin → MGKNTSISLGDHFEDFVEKEVSSGRYSTASEVIRAGLRLLEKEKLKLEILREALAEGEKSGFDPNFDSHSFLESLKKKHAKV
- a CDS encoding PQQ-dependent sugar dehydrogenase, translating into MRNQLLWKPFLGLMLGLALFSCKTDPADDPNIKPEDNRFTKVVLTEGMDEPMEMTFLPGNRVLFVERKGGVKILDETTGEVTLVATIPVNTKYTNKAGVTREAEEGLMGVIAHPDYEKNNWIYMYYADPTDTKHVLARWELKGNELVESSKKIVLEVPTQREECCHTGGGMVFDAEGNLYLTVGNNTVNPREGSSNLDERPGMENSDDQRAPGNTNDLRGKILRIHPEDDGSYTIPEGNLFPPGTEKTRPEIYTMGHRNPWRPTLDSKTGYLYWGEVGPDASVDSIWGPKGYDEFNQAKGPGFFGWPYFIGDNFPYNRHNHADSSYGAPYDVNAPVNESVNNTGLRELPTPVVPAMIYYPYGASEKFPELGTSGRSATGGPVFRKADFKKDAPYVFPAYYEGKWLIVDFMRGWIFAVTMDENGDYVSMERFLPNETFSSAIDMDFGPDGSLYILEYGSAWFRGNANSRLIKIQFNRGNRKPNVAASVDKTAGATPLAVNFSSEGTNDFDDYDQGNLKFEWKITNTSGFNQILTEANPSFTFAEAGTYQVVVTVTDTKGETNSASLEVTAGNEPPAVSIDFGGMNRSFWFGDKDLNYIISVSDKEDGSSSDGTIKPEEVAVTFDYVPAGFDPIEVASKQSGVESAAILNLGKNLIEQSDCKSCHQYTEKSIGPSYQAVAEKYPNSAENTAYLVNKIINGGAGVWGDHAMSAHPSLSEADAKRMVDYILAMDDVQANIASLPLSGKVEAVIPEGENGQGSFLLRASYSDKGSGAIGSLNGVDFVALKAPFVDPQTSVDRKGVQLLTTPRVSFMMAGDNSQFALKGIDLTGIQEIDVLASITSRNGAIGGSVEIRLGSPTGEVLGTSDKIGIKEGGGFRPPQGVSMQEWIRMNANRAKVQIKSTSGIQDLYFIFKNPDAKGEQVLMSINEIEFKNKIED
- a CDS encoding glycoside hydrolase family 97 protein, with product MKKVFLSLVFTAVFLASFGQQKFQVSSPNGQVQVTLSNQERLTYSISHQENVLFQPSTLGFSLNRPEIDLTEFEVLGSEEKEVNQSWTPIYGERSKIKDHYRELRLRLQTKTQAKVQVNLVFKVYDDGVGFRYEFPEQEGFKHFIVGEELTEFKMGADHSAFWIPGDYDTNEFLYKTTRLSEVKSLAANAEEIDIAVKSPIGDNFVQTPLQLVTDSGYYIHIHEAALVNYPVMQLELDKADYTLKSHLVPDAVGNKAYLQTGTSTPWRSIIISKTPEGILASDLILNLNDPAQEEYYSWVTPQKFIGVWWEMHVGKGTWEYASGKHAANTANVKKYIDFAAKYGIEGVLVEGWNEGWEDWFGNWKEEVFDFVTPYPDYAIKELSEYARSKNVRLIMHHETSGSVTNYERRLEDALDFMVANDINTVKTGYVGKIIPRGEHHDSQWMNRHYVHVGKKAAEKKIMVVSHESSRPTGLNRTYPNMMASEAARGNEFNNAPTFGLTPEHETILAFTRLKGGPMDYTPGFFDFKLNRFDASRTTQVNTTISKQAALFVVFYSPIQMLGDLPENLEKYPDLVRFIVDIPLDWEESTYLKSAPGGQVVVARKAKENGVWYVAGISDEQAREVELDFSFLEKGKTYTVHLIQDSKDAHYDLNPTGMESKSSSVKPGQKMKVRMAQGGGFVMKISQE
- a CDS encoding alpha-galactosidase, coding for MKYQLLHTSSFFIILVVFFSLPSYSNAQKSNGDWLVDGKSRPAETIQINPNEIQLRNGLVQRTFFLSPSPACYDFTNLMTGAQLLRTVMPEARVTLNGKTYEIGAKLDFKEKGYFKKEWLGMLKPEEGSFAYQGYTLSKITPHFPTKNQFWTGQNEQASGQKITFSYAHPEFPGLLLQVHYEIYDNLPLIGKFLTLENQGNSSIHIDQVVNEILGTVEEESAVVGATKDMKKPHQLYVENNFAFNNAMHAELSAQATHWKQDSSYTSQVNYDYQTPSTLEVYPQKGIGIDLEKGEKFQSIRTYELILDSYDRERNGLARRKMYRTIAPWTQQNPIFMHLVSKTDEKVRTAIDQCVDTGYEALILSFGSHINMEDNSPENIDRWKSLADYAHSKGIKIGGYSLFSSRTISPETDVISPITGKPGGAFFGNAPCLASDWGLNYLEKLKFFFSETGFDIFENDGPYPGDVCASHSHPGHKGLEDSQWVQMNLQKGLYQWMNARGIYINAPDWYFLDGTHKIAMGYREVNFSLPRDRQKILNRQNIYDATWEKTPSMGWGFVPLTAYHGGGSDAVLEPLNDHLDDYKQLMMQYYGAGIQACYRGPRLYDTEETKAMVIEVIAWYKKYRNILNSDIIRLRRADGKDWDGWMHVDPKGKEKALIMLFNPSTEPMKKELALPLYYTGLSETAQIRVEESKSQTVRLERNYDAKVTVGIPAGGYTWLVVE